The genomic stretch CGCAGGTCTCCGCGGCATCCACCCCGACGGTGCGTGCGCCCGCGGCGTCCGGTTCCACAGCCTGCTGCGCGAGCGCGACGACGCCGACCAGATGACCCCTGAAGACATGCTACGGTACGTCCTCGAGGCCGGCCCGGCGGCGCTGGCTGACCTCGTCCGTCGCCAGGCCGACGCCGGACGGCCGGTCACCTGCGTCGTGAACACCACCTTCGTGCCCTGGGCACTCGACGTGGCCCGGGATATGGGCGTCCCGTGCATCGCGACGCTCTGGACCCAGTCATGCGCCGTGCTCTCCCTTTACCACCACTTCTACAACAGCAGCACCAGCAATGACAACACCATAACCTTCCCCGAGGCGCCGGAGGACGCGCCGGTGGCGCTGCCCGGCCTGCCGGCGATGTCCATGGACGAGCTGCCTCTCATGGTGCGTCCCGAGTTCGCGCACAATCTCTGGGGGCAGATGCTCAGGGCGCAGCTCGTGGGCGTCCAGGAGGCGAACGCGCCATCGCCGTGGGTGCTCGTCAACACGTTCTACCAGCTCGAGCGTGCCGCCATCGACGCGCTCCCAGTCGCCGTCGTGCCACTCGGCCCGCTCttagacgatgacgatggcgagacgggcaacgacgacgacggcggcgtgaTGGCGTGGCTCGACGCGCAGCCGCCGCGCTCCGTGGTGTACGTGGCGTTCGGCAGCCTGGTGGACatcggcccggacga from Lolium rigidum isolate FL_2022 chromosome 4, APGP_CSIRO_Lrig_0.1, whole genome shotgun sequence encodes the following:
- the LOC124648332 gene encoding gallate 1-beta-glucosyltransferase 84A24-like; translation: MGCQVEAAMPPPAQPHVLLVSCPLQGHVNPLLRLGRRLAANGLLVTFTTFRHAGLRGIHPDGACARGVRFHSLLRERDDADQMTPEDMLRYVLEAGPAALADLVRRQADAGRPVTCVVNTTFVPWALDVARDMGVPCIATLWTQSCAVLSLYHHFYNSSTSNDNTITFPEAPEDAPVALPGLPAMSMDELPLMVRPEFAHNLWGQMLRAQLVGVQEANAPSPWVLVNTFYQLERAAIDALPVAVVPLGPLLDDDDGETGNDDDGGVMAWLDAQPPRSVVYVAFGSLVDIGPDETAAVAEGLAGAGRPFLWVVRDDYLLHPPESVLAASDDGHNGKIVAWCPQRRVLSHGAVGCFVTHCGWNSVAEALAAGLPVVGYPWWSDQFTNAKFLVEEYGVGVRLPAPVKPNALRACVDMVMDGPEAAAIRARAATWKEEAATAIAHEGSSHRSLDDFVDILRIHV